Proteins encoded in a region of the Populus nigra chromosome 3, ddPopNigr1.1, whole genome shotgun sequence genome:
- the LOC133688491 gene encoding DNA repair protein recA homolog 2, mitochondrial isoform X4, with protein MALSICFNSLARFRLCTLSQNGRRHAVTFIGRNDHTLSSVDFEPDELHDEGEAKQKDHALRLALTQLAGEFGRESMLSLQRFFSSRRASIISTGSLKLDLALGIGGLPKGRMVEIYGQEASGKTTIALHIIKEAQKLGGYCAFLDVENAMDHSLAKSMGVNTQNLLISRPDCAENLLSVVNTLTKSGSVDVIVVDSVAALVPQREIDTVVGGSFEDIQSRLMTQALRKINYSLCQSRTLIIFLNQVRTSLKSGRAEEVTCGGNALKFYSAVRLRMIRTGLLKTGDKVTGLGVCAQVVKNKLAPAMTKAEIGIQFGRGFCFESEVLELACEQSLIKKEGSSYVIGREVFSSEHAAEQYLIENEGVLDQIVAKLRGELLQRKM; from the exons ATGGCactttcaatttgtttcaattCCCTGGCAAGATTTCGCCTTTGCACTCTCTCTCAG aaTGGAAGAAGACATGCGGTTACTTTTATTGGAAGGAATGATCACACTCTTTCTTCCGTAG ATTTTGAACCTGATGAACTCCATGATGAGGGTGAAGCGAAACAGAAAGATCATGCGCTTCGTTTGGCTCTCACGCAGCTTGCTGGTGAATTTGGTAGAGAGTCTATGCTGTCATTGCAGCGGTTTTTCAGCTCACGAAGAGCTTCTATTATATCAACAGGCTCGTTGAAGCTTGATCTTGCACTTGGAATTGGTGGATTACCGAAG GGAAGAATGGTTGAAATCTATGGGCAAGAAGCTTCTGGCAAGACAACTATTGCACTTCACATTATCAAGGAAGCTCAAAAGCTTGGAG GATATTGTGCATTTCTTGATGTAGAGAATGCAATGGATCATTCACTTGCTAAATCAATGGGCGTAAACACACAAAATCTTCTTATTTCACGTCCAGATTGTGCTGAAAATTTGCTCAGTGTAGTCAACACTCTGACTAAAAGCGGGTCTGTAGATGTGATCGTGGTTGATAGT GTTGCTGCCCTTGTTCCTCAACGTGAGATTGATACTGTGGTGGGAGGCTCCTTTGAAGATATACAATCACGATTAATGACCCAAGCACTTAGGAAGATCAATTATTCATTGTGCCAATCTCgaactcttattatttttcttaatcag GTTAGAACAAGTTTAAAATCAGGACGTGCAGAAGAGGTCACCTGTGGTGGAAATGCCTTGAAATTCTATTCGGCAGTACGTTTGAGAATGATCAGAACAGGACTGCTCAAGACTGGGGACAAG GTTACTGGTCTTGGGGTGTGTGCACAAGtcgtgaaaaataaattggctCCTGCCATGACAAAAGCTGAAATTGGGATACAGTTTGGGAGAGGCTTTTGCTTTGAATCTGAAGTCTTGGAATTAGCTTGTGAGCAGAGTCTCATCAAGAAGGAAGGAAGCAGCTATGTCATTGGCAGAGAGGTATTTAGCAGTGAACATGCAGCAGAAcagtatttaattgaaaatgaaggggTTCTTGATCAAATAGTTGCAAAATTAAGAGGAGAATTACTTCAAAGGAAGATGTGA
- the LOC133688491 gene encoding DNA repair protein recA homolog 2, mitochondrial isoform X3, whose protein sequence is MALSICFNSLARFRLCTLSQQNGRRHAVTFIGRNDHTLSSVDFEPDELHDEGEAKQKDHALRLALTQLAGEFGRESMLSLQRFFSSRRASIISTGSLKLDLALGIGGLPKGRMVEIYGQEASGKTTIALHIIKEAQKLGGYCAFLDVENAMDHSLAKSMGVNTQNLLISRPDCAENLLSVVNTLTKSGSVDVIVVDSVAALVPQREIDTVVGGSFEDIQSRLMTQALRKINYSLCQSRTLIIFLNQVRTSLKSGRAEEVTCGGNALKFYSAVRLRMIRTGLLKTGDKVTGLGVCAQVVKNKLAPAMTKAEIGIQFGRGFCFESEVLELACEQSLIKKEGSSYVIGREVFSSEHAAEQYLIENEGVLDQIVAKLRGELLQRKM, encoded by the exons ATGGCactttcaatttgtttcaattCCCTGGCAAGATTTCGCCTTTGCACTCTCTCTCAG cagaaTGGAAGAAGACATGCGGTTACTTTTATTGGAAGGAATGATCACACTCTTTCTTCCGTAG ATTTTGAACCTGATGAACTCCATGATGAGGGTGAAGCGAAACAGAAAGATCATGCGCTTCGTTTGGCTCTCACGCAGCTTGCTGGTGAATTTGGTAGAGAGTCTATGCTGTCATTGCAGCGGTTTTTCAGCTCACGAAGAGCTTCTATTATATCAACAGGCTCGTTGAAGCTTGATCTTGCACTTGGAATTGGTGGATTACCGAAG GGAAGAATGGTTGAAATCTATGGGCAAGAAGCTTCTGGCAAGACAACTATTGCACTTCACATTATCAAGGAAGCTCAAAAGCTTGGAG GATATTGTGCATTTCTTGATGTAGAGAATGCAATGGATCATTCACTTGCTAAATCAATGGGCGTAAACACACAAAATCTTCTTATTTCACGTCCAGATTGTGCTGAAAATTTGCTCAGTGTAGTCAACACTCTGACTAAAAGCGGGTCTGTAGATGTGATCGTGGTTGATAGT GTTGCTGCCCTTGTTCCTCAACGTGAGATTGATACTGTGGTGGGAGGCTCCTTTGAAGATATACAATCACGATTAATGACCCAAGCACTTAGGAAGATCAATTATTCATTGTGCCAATCTCgaactcttattatttttcttaatcag GTTAGAACAAGTTTAAAATCAGGACGTGCAGAAGAGGTCACCTGTGGTGGAAATGCCTTGAAATTCTATTCGGCAGTACGTTTGAGAATGATCAGAACAGGACTGCTCAAGACTGGGGACAAG GTTACTGGTCTTGGGGTGTGTGCACAAGtcgtgaaaaataaattggctCCTGCCATGACAAAAGCTGAAATTGGGATACAGTTTGGGAGAGGCTTTTGCTTTGAATCTGAAGTCTTGGAATTAGCTTGTGAGCAGAGTCTCATCAAGAAGGAAGGAAGCAGCTATGTCATTGGCAGAGAGGTATTTAGCAGTGAACATGCAGCAGAAcagtatttaattgaaaatgaaggggTTCTTGATCAAATAGTTGCAAAATTAAGAGGAGAATTACTTCAAAGGAAGATGTGA
- the LOC133688491 gene encoding DNA repair protein recA homolog 2, mitochondrial isoform X1, protein MALSICFNSLARFRLCTLSQQNGRRHAVTFIGRNDHTLSSVVSDFEPDELHDEGEAKQKDHALRLALTQLAGEFGRESMLSLQRFFSSRRASIISTGSLKLDLALGIGGLPKGRMVEIYGQEASGKTTIALHIIKEAQKLGGYCAFLDVENAMDHSLAKSMGVNTQNLLISRPDCAENLLSVVNTLTKSGSVDVIVVDSVAALVPQREIDTVVGGSFEDIQSRLMTQALRKINYSLCQSRTLIIFLNQVRTSLKSGRAEEVTCGGNALKFYSAVRLRMIRTGLLKTGDKVTGLGVCAQVVKNKLAPAMTKAEIGIQFGRGFCFESEVLELACEQSLIKKEGSSYVIGREVFSSEHAAEQYLIENEGVLDQIVAKLRGELLQRKM, encoded by the exons ATGGCactttcaatttgtttcaattCCCTGGCAAGATTTCGCCTTTGCACTCTCTCTCAG cagaaTGGAAGAAGACATGCGGTTACTTTTATTGGAAGGAATGATCACACTCTTTCTTCCGTAG TTTCAGATTTTGAACCTGATGAACTCCATGATGAGGGTGAAGCGAAACAGAAAGATCATGCGCTTCGTTTGGCTCTCACGCAGCTTGCTGGTGAATTTGGTAGAGAGTCTATGCTGTCATTGCAGCGGTTTTTCAGCTCACGAAGAGCTTCTATTATATCAACAGGCTCGTTGAAGCTTGATCTTGCACTTGGAATTGGTGGATTACCGAAG GGAAGAATGGTTGAAATCTATGGGCAAGAAGCTTCTGGCAAGACAACTATTGCACTTCACATTATCAAGGAAGCTCAAAAGCTTGGAG GATATTGTGCATTTCTTGATGTAGAGAATGCAATGGATCATTCACTTGCTAAATCAATGGGCGTAAACACACAAAATCTTCTTATTTCACGTCCAGATTGTGCTGAAAATTTGCTCAGTGTAGTCAACACTCTGACTAAAAGCGGGTCTGTAGATGTGATCGTGGTTGATAGT GTTGCTGCCCTTGTTCCTCAACGTGAGATTGATACTGTGGTGGGAGGCTCCTTTGAAGATATACAATCACGATTAATGACCCAAGCACTTAGGAAGATCAATTATTCATTGTGCCAATCTCgaactcttattatttttcttaatcag GTTAGAACAAGTTTAAAATCAGGACGTGCAGAAGAGGTCACCTGTGGTGGAAATGCCTTGAAATTCTATTCGGCAGTACGTTTGAGAATGATCAGAACAGGACTGCTCAAGACTGGGGACAAG GTTACTGGTCTTGGGGTGTGTGCACAAGtcgtgaaaaataaattggctCCTGCCATGACAAAAGCTGAAATTGGGATACAGTTTGGGAGAGGCTTTTGCTTTGAATCTGAAGTCTTGGAATTAGCTTGTGAGCAGAGTCTCATCAAGAAGGAAGGAAGCAGCTATGTCATTGGCAGAGAGGTATTTAGCAGTGAACATGCAGCAGAAcagtatttaattgaaaatgaaggggTTCTTGATCAAATAGTTGCAAAATTAAGAGGAGAATTACTTCAAAGGAAGATGTGA
- the LOC133688491 gene encoding DNA repair protein recA homolog 2, mitochondrial isoform X2, producing MALSICFNSLARFRLCTLSQNGRRHAVTFIGRNDHTLSSVVSDFEPDELHDEGEAKQKDHALRLALTQLAGEFGRESMLSLQRFFSSRRASIISTGSLKLDLALGIGGLPKGRMVEIYGQEASGKTTIALHIIKEAQKLGGYCAFLDVENAMDHSLAKSMGVNTQNLLISRPDCAENLLSVVNTLTKSGSVDVIVVDSVAALVPQREIDTVVGGSFEDIQSRLMTQALRKINYSLCQSRTLIIFLNQVRTSLKSGRAEEVTCGGNALKFYSAVRLRMIRTGLLKTGDKVTGLGVCAQVVKNKLAPAMTKAEIGIQFGRGFCFESEVLELACEQSLIKKEGSSYVIGREVFSSEHAAEQYLIENEGVLDQIVAKLRGELLQRKM from the exons ATGGCactttcaatttgtttcaattCCCTGGCAAGATTTCGCCTTTGCACTCTCTCTCAG aaTGGAAGAAGACATGCGGTTACTTTTATTGGAAGGAATGATCACACTCTTTCTTCCGTAG TTTCAGATTTTGAACCTGATGAACTCCATGATGAGGGTGAAGCGAAACAGAAAGATCATGCGCTTCGTTTGGCTCTCACGCAGCTTGCTGGTGAATTTGGTAGAGAGTCTATGCTGTCATTGCAGCGGTTTTTCAGCTCACGAAGAGCTTCTATTATATCAACAGGCTCGTTGAAGCTTGATCTTGCACTTGGAATTGGTGGATTACCGAAG GGAAGAATGGTTGAAATCTATGGGCAAGAAGCTTCTGGCAAGACAACTATTGCACTTCACATTATCAAGGAAGCTCAAAAGCTTGGAG GATATTGTGCATTTCTTGATGTAGAGAATGCAATGGATCATTCACTTGCTAAATCAATGGGCGTAAACACACAAAATCTTCTTATTTCACGTCCAGATTGTGCTGAAAATTTGCTCAGTGTAGTCAACACTCTGACTAAAAGCGGGTCTGTAGATGTGATCGTGGTTGATAGT GTTGCTGCCCTTGTTCCTCAACGTGAGATTGATACTGTGGTGGGAGGCTCCTTTGAAGATATACAATCACGATTAATGACCCAAGCACTTAGGAAGATCAATTATTCATTGTGCCAATCTCgaactcttattatttttcttaatcag GTTAGAACAAGTTTAAAATCAGGACGTGCAGAAGAGGTCACCTGTGGTGGAAATGCCTTGAAATTCTATTCGGCAGTACGTTTGAGAATGATCAGAACAGGACTGCTCAAGACTGGGGACAAG GTTACTGGTCTTGGGGTGTGTGCACAAGtcgtgaaaaataaattggctCCTGCCATGACAAAAGCTGAAATTGGGATACAGTTTGGGAGAGGCTTTTGCTTTGAATCTGAAGTCTTGGAATTAGCTTGTGAGCAGAGTCTCATCAAGAAGGAAGGAAGCAGCTATGTCATTGGCAGAGAGGTATTTAGCAGTGAACATGCAGCAGAAcagtatttaattgaaaatgaaggggTTCTTGATCAAATAGTTGCAAAATTAAGAGGAGAATTACTTCAAAGGAAGATGTGA